ACTACCGCGATTTTAGCCGCCACTTTGATGTGCGCAAGGCACCTAACGAATTAAAGCCACTGCGCAAAGGCTTTAACGATATTAATACCACTTTTAAATTAATAAGCCGCGAACGCGAAACACAATACCATTACCTGCAGAAGATACTTGAACTGGTAGATACTGGTATCTTGTCGTACGAGCAGGAAACCGGCGAAACGGGCTGGATTAACGAGGCTTTTAAAACACTGATAGGCATCCCTTATTTAAAAACCATTCACTCATTAGAAAAACGCGAACCAATACTGTACAAAGATATAACAACCTTAAAGCCAGGTGATGCAAAGGTAATGAGCATTACCCGCGAACAGCAGCAGGTAAAAATGCTGGTTACCGCGAGTATTATGCGTAGTGATGAAAAGATGTACAAGCTCATCGCTTTTCAAAACGTTAGCGAGGCTTTAGATGAGACTGAATCAAAGGCATGGTCGAAACTATTAAACGTAATGACACACGAGATAATGAACTCGGTTGCCCCTATCTCGTCATTGGCTGATACACTAAAAAACCGTTTAGAGAGCCCTGATATAGCCAGCAGCATACAAAGTGCCGACCTTGAGGATATTTCATTAGGCATAGATACCATTAAACGCCGCAGCGAAGGCTTGCTTAAGTTTACCGAAAGCTACCGAAGCCTTAACAAAATAACCAAACTGGATACTACAAAGGTGTTGGTGCGTAACATGTTCGAGAACCTGGCCAGCCTGATGCGCCCTACTTTAGAGAAGAAAAACATCGAATTGGAAATTATCCTTCGCGACCCGGCCTTAGCCATCGAACTGGATAGTAATTTGGTTGACCAGGTAATGATAAACCTGTTAGTTAACGCTATTGAGGCGGTAAAAGACCGGGAAGAAGCACGTATCACCCTATCTGCCGAGGTGCAAAGCAATAGTAAAACACTGGTTAAAGTAACAGACAACGGTTTGGGCATGCCGCACGAATTGCTGGATAAGATATTTATCCCGTTTTTCAGCACGCGTAAAACAGGTAGCGGAATAGGCTTAAGCTTATGTAAGCAAATAATGCTATTGCATAAAGGTAATATACAGGTACAATCTACCGAAGGTAAAGGCTCTACGTTTATACTTACGTTTGCTAATAATTAGTCCATGGCTGGAATTGCAGATTCTTATTAGTAATTTAAGCTCATCAAAACATCGCCATGAAAAAAATTATTTTACTATCGTTTGTATTTATACTTGCTGCTAAAGTAGGTGCATTTGCACAGTCGGCTTTGCCATCGTCAGAGAGTGTGCTAAACAAGGCTTATGCACAGGCAGCCAAAGAGAACAAAAAAGTAATATTAATATTCCATGCATCGTGGTGCGGCTGGTGCAAAAAAATGGACGCATCTATAAACGATGCTGCCCTTAAGCCGCTATTTGATGCCAACTATGTTATAGCACATTTAGATGTTTTAGAGCAACCTGAAAAAAAGAATTTGGAGAATCCGGGCTCTACAGAAGTATTGGCCAAATTTGGCGGCGAAAAATCGGGCTTACCTTTTTGGTTGGTTTTAGATGCTAAAGGAACGGTTTTGGCCGATAGCCAAATGAGGCCCGCAGGCGCTGCATTAACCACACCCGGCGAAAACGTAGGTTGCCCTGCTGCCGATAACGAAGTTGCCTTTTTAACCGGGATATTAAAAGCAACATCTAAATTAACCGACGACCAATTGGCTATTGTAGCTAAACGTTTTGCATTAAATAAACCTACCCCTGTTATAAAACCTGCGGGTACTAAATAATATCCAGTTAATTGGCTAAGCACAAGCTTAGCCAATTAACTTTCATCTACACATTTGTAATCTTCACATCTTCCCTCCCTGCCAATTTGGCAAATACTTCGCTTTGGAACGGGCATTGTTATTTGGGTTTAGTAAATCATTAAAATTTTCTAAAAACATAGTACCATGCAAGAAAAAGGAACAATTTCGATACACACCGAAAACATTTTCCCGATCATTAAAAAATTCTTATACTCTGATACAGAGATATTTCTGCGCGAGTTGGTATCTAACTCCGTTGATGCAACACAAAAAATAAAACGCCTTGCCTCGCTTGGTAACTACAACGGCGAACTTGGCGACCTGCGTGTTGAGGTTGCCTTTGATGCAGACAAAAAGACCATTACC
This portion of the Inquilinus sp. KBS0705 genome encodes:
- a CDS encoding HAMP domain-containing histidine kinase; translated protein: MIFNRYEWRLVLRIILLFFAVTATALIVVNGNGVLLYGVITVPLVVYSVLDLIRFNKKAQDEVNQFVESIHYRDFSRHFDVRKAPNELKPLRKGFNDINTTFKLISRERETQYHYLQKILELVDTGILSYEQETGETGWINEAFKTLIGIPYLKTIHSLEKREPILYKDITTLKPGDAKVMSITREQQQVKMLVTASIMRSDEKMYKLIAFQNVSEALDETESKAWSKLLNVMTHEIMNSVAPISSLADTLKNRLESPDIASSIQSADLEDISLGIDTIKRRSEGLLKFTESYRSLNKITKLDTTKVLVRNMFENLASLMRPTLEKKNIELEIILRDPALAIELDSNLVDQVMINLLVNAIEAVKDREEARITLSAEVQSNSKTLVKVTDNGLGMPHELLDKIFIPFFSTRKTGSGIGLSLCKQIMLLHKGNIQVQSTEGKGSTFILTFANN
- a CDS encoding DUF255 domain-containing protein, translating into MKKIILLSFVFILAAKVGAFAQSALPSSESVLNKAYAQAAKENKKVILIFHASWCGWCKKMDASINDAALKPLFDANYVIAHLDVLEQPEKKNLENPGSTEVLAKFGGEKSGLPFWLVLDAKGTVLADSQMRPAGAALTTPGENVGCPAADNEVAFLTGILKATSKLTDDQLAIVAKRFALNKPTPVIKPAGTK